The Raphanus sativus cultivar WK10039 chromosome 6, ASM80110v3, whole genome shotgun sequence sequence ttttctttgtgtttgttggATTATCTTGTTCACTAGCATGTTTAACCTTGAATCATCTTTGGTTTTTGGGTtaatcatgtctattagtgagtagatctatctaggattcatgggctagggtgattaaggatgattagtgaagatctagggtgtttagtgttaaatCTATTTCATtccttgcttgttgagggttctcaatgctattttggtcttgatcatactaaaatagatccttagGCATTTCATGCCcggaaggtgtttgatgaaatgcctgaaccaactcttcaatgcttttaatgcactttgccaaagagatttgttgttaaaggtgttaagattgctagtagactggttctccatgattgctttagtaacattcaaccaaagggatttgatgcttgagttgctttagcaaatgaacattcatctagggatatagcttgtttagtattgtgtctaggcataaggaaagtgcttgattgatagcttgtcacctttagattggatctacatcacccaagatcaaatgcctagccccatgagtccacttgcttcatattgagaaagaaagttcattcttttattgcatttctagtctagttttagttcacttcacttcactcaattggttgcacttagattaagcatagactTGCATTCCCAGTGCATTAGAAtcattggttcgacaatcttttatactacatcatttgataaggacccttgaaaagtcctAGCATCAGTAAGGCAGAGAACGTATGTTTCTCAGGGGGGTGGACTTAGTTTTCTCTACAGTCGCCCACATGTTTATGGAGTACAAAGACATTGCTTCCTGATATCAGACATGTATTGTTGTGACAATTCAACTAGTGAAtggaagagtttttttttttggttgtagcTAAAAGCTTTTAAATAGTGAAAAGGATTTTAAATCAAGAAGGCAACTTAATGTTAAGTCTCCTTAACCAAACAGAGTGAAGTATCATGTGGAAGACATCAAACGGTTGAGCCGGACGATTCACCATAAAATGTCTTCTAACCTTCATTACATTTTGATGCATCTGTAAATACTTGTCATGTGGAATCTCCCGCAAGATTTTCTTGATTTCAGAAATTTGTTTGACTGGAATCTCAACCGAAAACTTGCTCCAATCAAGCACATCGTTGAAAGGAAGCGAGTAGTTATCAGATATCACAACAGGGACACATCCCGAGTAGATGGCTTCTACTTCTCTTGGGCTAGCCACTTCGTAGCCACTAGGACAAAGACAAAACTTGCTATGACCTATCAATTCGTGATAGTTTTGTTCCTTTGAGAGGTTGTCGTACACTTGAATGTCTTTATCCTTACCTTTCCAGTAACTGAACAAGATTTCCCTTATATATCCATGAGCTCTTCCTGCGAAGAAAGCCAAGATCGTCCTATTCTCAGGGTTTTGGCCCATGAACGGTGGGTTTAGCTTTCCTTTAGGAATGTTAATCTCAGGTATAGAGAAATCGATGTTCGGTTTGAAACCTTCCGATGTGTTGGCGTTGCAAAGTCCTCTTATAAAGTCTTTGAAAAACTCTGGTTTACTACCAGGCACGTCAGGAGCCTAAAACCATAAGTACAAAATAACTAGTTAGTGTTTTGGTCTAGCAAATCCAAAAGTCGAACTTAAACTCAATCGAAGGAGAAAATAAACTGTTTCAGTTTCCTTTGTTTCCTATATTCAAACAAATTGTATCTAAAACAGATTAAAACCTAAATTTCTTAGAAACttccttcaatttttttcttaaataaactAATTGAATGGTATGTTATATTCCCTTCATGATATCTTAAATGACATAAAGAAATTGAGTGTAAGAAAAACAAGTACCCAATCATGGCAGGAAACCATAAAATGATCAGCACCATTGCTTTGGTTCCACAAAGGGTACTTGCGAGCCACAACGTCTACGTAGTCATTAAAAATTCGGTGGAGACGAGCTCTGCTAAAATCGGCAGGTGACACGATAGGTTTATAAATGTAGTGGACAATGTTGGCAACGGAGAAGGGCAAGAAGAAGGCATGAGCTTCCTCAGGTTGGGAAGCCCTAAACCGGGCGCTTAGGCCGCCCTTCACGTTTTCGAGCTCGTCGATGAATTGCCCCTCGATTCCATAGATATCGTTCACCGGTCCACCATGAACCAGCGGCTGGTCTCCTTCTTTGTACGACCATACTTTGAACCTTTTCATCATTTCTATGTGACTCCTGCATAACTTTTTGAAGATCAGTTAGTTTCAGTTTTAAACAGTGACtcagaaaaatgtaaataatgATTTATGAAAGAGAAACTATTCGTGAAAAACCCTTTTAAATTTCGAAGTAAGGAGTAAAATTGtccagttgacaaaaaaaaaaggagtaaaATTGTCCATTTATCTCAGTTGaccaaaaatagaaatcaaaCTTCATATTCCTTTTTAGTTAACAAACTTAATTTGGCACCTTCATATTCCTAAGAATTATTTATTAGGGAATTGACTTTTAAATTAGTATAAAAACTAGAAGAGTTGAAAGTCCAACTTAATTTGGCACACTGGCAGTAATTACACCGTGAAGTTATGTAACACCTCATGAGACTGACATGCACTCAATTTAGGAATTCTCATAGTGCATCTTCAACTTCAAAGTTAGGCAAATATCTTatgatatgtatttttttgacaaagaaatCTCTTATGACATACTAGTGTTAGTTTATTCATAGACGATCATACGAAATTAATGAAACTGGAACGAAAAATAAGCTAGAAAATTACACACCATAAGAGATTTGCCTAACTTtccataataaaaattagaaactgTCCATAcattatataacttttaatataGTGAAATGTGTAGTAcaatatttaactaatatatatatatatatatatatatatttctcttaGAACTGGTTATTTGTATAATcaagttaaagaaaaataacCATTTCAGATATTTGTCACCTATGATTCAGCTTTGAAATATATTTGGCATatgtaaaacatatattaaaaaaaatacgaaTGAGAATTAATGCATAAAAGGAAATaaacaaatcataaaaaatatttaagaaactaTACTAAATAAAGACGTTATGTGACATCTAGAAgcctctaaatttttttattaaaaatcttagtatttaaataagataatcacaaaattccaaaaaacaaatcttttaaATGGCaagtattttgaaaacattaaaaTGTACTACAAAATTAGGTTTTAAAGggttttcagaaaaaaatagtatgagttacaaaattatttaggACTGTTTTAAAATGTTGTTTATTTTATTCTGCAGTTACTTTAGACGAAATGAACATGTTTGATATTGTTGAGAATTCATCATTTATATGTTTCATAAATGAGTTgtgtaataaatatatttcaaggAGCGTCTTTGctactctctccgtttcttaaagagtgtcgttgtgaattttttcacacagattaagaaaattgttgaaatatatgtaagttgtaattaattatacctttttgaccaatagtattttaaataaacaaaagtatttataaaatcaatgcagtttgcaattaattttcagctgaaagttagtataatttacattggaattgtaaagtaacactttttgtgtaacaagaaaatgagttcagagtgacacttattatgaaacagagagagtattaaCTTAACTGATGAAAGGCAAATGAGTTTCTGTATATTTGGCCTGTGGGGATGTAAGTCATGCCTTCGTTGGACGTGCAATTCTTAAACTTGACGGCTCTTCTGATTGCAACCCTTGCTTTCctcaactcttcttctcttctctcaagATTAATGCTCCTTTTCTGCCGacatttaatttagttttgttatagTAATATTATCaacaaattagaaaaataacTCGTACTTCATTTCTACACAAACCCGACCACTTTTctatacataaaatatacttgaaCTTATCAAGTTGACCAAAAGAACGGATCAAAAAATACGTTCCAAAAGTTGACATCCTATTACAAGTTTAcaacatatttatatacatcGTGCCATATGTGTAACTACTCGAGAGTAACATAGCACATGCATTGATCATCATAGCAGGTAAGCAGATTCTGGTAATTCACGTATAGTATTGAGAATAATTTAAGATAATTTCATCATAGCAGGTAGATGATatccttttacaaaaaaaaaaaaatcatagcaGGTAGATATCAATAAAAGAATAACATATACTATAAATATGAATCCGAGATATATTTAATTACCTTTATCGAAATCGGAGGAGAGTTTGATAAAGAAGTAGAAGATGAGGATTGTAATGCGTTCGTGTGGTCAATAAGAGAGGACAGAGTCAGTGAAGAAAAGAACTGTTGATGTGGAGATTCATTCATAGGGAAAGAGGAGAAGacgaggaaaagaagaagaacccCTAATGGAAACCCTAATAACAAGCAATAACTCTTTGAAGAACCGTTCGGCATCCTTTGTATGTTTAGGTAAATGCTTGTGACCACTTTCAGTTGGCTTCTGAACATTTTATAAGCGGTTTCCAGCAGTTATGTTTGactttggaaaaaaataataccaaaaatattcttataacaATCGGTGTACGAAGCCACCTAATTATCCCCACCGGCGTCGGTCCCACCACCTCGGGAAGAAAATATTTGGAAGAACTTTACGCATCCTCACTATTTTGCATATGTTAGCTCTTTTTCTGATGAAGAAAGTAACCCTCTAAGATTTGCTTACTTCCGTTGGAAATGaatctttaaattattttacgtagAAACATTTTTGTGAAATATTCCAGTAAAATCTTTAGATTGAATGATGGAATTATGAGATTAATATATGCATCATTGCAAATAGGATTCATATCATTATGAGATTAGTATATGCATCATTACAAACCTTGTTCTATAATATGATAGTGAATCATATCATAAAGAGTACGTAGCACATGGAATCACAAATTAATGGCATCAGTCTAATTTTGTATATCCAAACCACATACATAACTTAAACCATATATGTTTAGATTATACAATTAGCCTTTACAATAATAAGATTTGAAAAAAGGAATTAACTGGAAACCATTATACTCCTTTcgtttcataaaaaatataattttgacatttctcacacatattaaaaagataattaaatatatttaatttttaattaattatacatttacTAATAgcatttgaaataaataaaagtatttataaaatcaatataatttacaattaattttcagatgaaattaaataatttgcTTTGGAATTCTAAAGTgacatttttatgaaataaaaaaattaaaataacagaAACAGAAAAAGTAATAACTTTATAATGTGATGACGAACCATATGTTGGCGGCAAAATGATGATGGCGAACCAAATGAATAATAGCACATATTAACCTTAGCGAGTATTGATTACGGTAACCACACGATATATTAACATGAACAGAAATTTCAAATGTAGTAATCTTGCATTATCCATACTAACAAGTTTAGAGAGGTTTTATTCTAGATGGGGTAGAGTTACATTTTCGTCATCAATATACAtcattttaatcaaattataatGTTGTCATTTAATCTTGATCTCAGTTAATAGTATGATAAATggatatatttttagatttataatagTTAATTGCTTCAATCCACAAACGTATTTAGTGcgataaaaaaatagatttttaagaaagaaatctaataataaaaatagatttttctatttttttattagaatagtactaataatatttttaagaaagaaataactaaaaaaatcaacgttaatttatattttgattaatataaaaattaacaaaaaaaattggatactATATAGTTTATCTTATCTAATTTCATGTACTTTTTGGTAAACTTAATGTACTTGTACATATGTATATTAGAATGTAATTTTAAAAGGAATGGATAAAAAGGAATGGATAAGATAAAGGTACTGATAAatatttctgaatttttttttttgttaatacataAATTATCCCTTAGATATCATATTTAGTGGGAATGTGAATTCAGGAACAAAAAAGAAAGCATTGTAGACCTTGGAACAAAAGAGTTGAGGAAGTGGGTCGAACTGAATTATGGTTCACTCAGCTTCGAATGGATAAAAGCAAAAAACGACAAGTAGTTCAAAAATTCCCCCAAGTAATATCTAATTTGTAAACGTTAAAATACTTTAGATTGAAAAGCACGTTACTGAACCAAAAGGGAACCACGTCGAACTATATTTCGACACCTCACAATAAACGACACGACGTGTCCTTTTTAGTCACCATGCAGATTcctctttcttttgttgtttcttcccatcacttctcacttcacCTCCTCAAAAGATTCCTtcggatcatcatcatcaacaatgGTTATGGCTACGCGTGCGATTCGCTGCCAGTTAACATCTCTGGTTACTAGATGCGAATCATCGGAACAACCGATCAAACAGATCCAGATCCAGCAGCGACCTAGAGGAGGCGATTTAGCCGAGAACGGGAAGATAGTGCTTCAACCGAGGCTCTGCACCCTCAGATCTTACGGATCTGAGATGATCGTCGCCAAAAAagacggcggcggcggaggagatGAAGGATCTGATGAGGTTGAGTTAGCGTCGCCGTTTTTCGAGACGCTCACTGACTACATCGAGAGCTCGAAGAAGAGTCAGGACTTCGAAACCATCTCCGGCCGTCTCGCCATGGTAGTAGAAACTCACAAAACGCTATATCGATCTCTGTTTTCGCTCTCTAATAGTTTTTGTATGAACAGATTGTTTTCGCGGCGACTGTGGCGGAGGAGGTTGTTACGGGGAACTCGTTGTTCAAGAAACTCGACGTGGAAGGGTTGAGTGAAGCCGTTGGAGCGGGACTTGGAGCTATGGGATGCGCTGCGGTGTTCGCGTGGCTGACGATTTCTCGGAAGCGAGTTGGACGGATCTTTACAGTGAGTTGCAACTCGTTTATTGACTCGTTGGTTGATCAGATCGTCGATGGGTTGTTCTACGACACCAAGCCTAGTGATTGGACCGACgaaatttaaaatctattttgtagATTTCGTACGTCGAGTACCACTACGTACAAATGTATAATTAGTGTATAAACGTTGCCTATAATAGTATATACTACTATAGTTGGTTGGTCTTCAATCATCATTTCTTCATGGTGGTTGGTGAAGATGATATTGAAAGTCTGTAACTTGTTCCtctatattatatcaaaatgGTATAAATAATCCGTGACTGGAGTTAGTAGTGTTCTTAGAATTGgatttatcaaaagaaaattagaGACTGGTCGTTCTATTTGAAGAATCCTATAGGCATGGGATACAGTCGGAACCGGGCCATACTAACGCCTAGAAGGAGATACCGAGTGGGAGATAAGGACTGATATCAAAGAGCAGCTTGGAAGTTTTAAGATTAGTAGAAACTAGAAATCAATTGGATTCTTCTTTTGATTGAACCAGTTCTGATACCcagtaacaaatatttttaaccaaaaaaaagagaactcaGATGCAGCTATATCATCTGGTAATTAGATGAATGCGAAGGACCCAACCTTAACTAAAGCCAATTTCTTCACGGTTCAGTATGCACCAgccgggaatcgaacccgggtctgtaccgtggcagggtactattctaccactagaccactggtgCTTGTTGTTTACAAAATGAATGTCTTCATAGAGGAGGTTTAGTCGAAATAGACATGGAATGGAGCAGGATAAGAAAGAAGTTTGGTTCCCTTGCAAATTATTCATTTATCGTTTAGCTTGCAACACACATGTCGGCTTCAACATGAGATAAGACCTTTGCATTGGAACACTAGAGTATACAGCTAGGACTCTGCATTGGAACACTACTAGGAGGCAAGTGTAACCACATATATCTTCAGTAATACTAGGAGGCAAGTGTGGAAGGGgctaaaataagaaataattgtTAGTCAAATGTTTTTCTATGGTAAAAAGACGAAAATTTTGGAGATGCAGGGAATCGAACCCTGTGCCTCTCGCATGCAaagcgagcgctctaccatATGAGCTACATCCCCTATTGTTTATCAAGACTTGTTTCTAGATTTTGGGCAAAGAGAGCCATTTTTAAACGGGAGAATCGGTTGTGTGTATGTGCATATGAAACGCTTAACTCGAAAACGAGGGGATGCAGCTATATTTACAAGGATTCACGGACACTTATTTCGTAAGAACATGTTTATCCTTATGGGGAGGGGACAATGCTATGGGAACGGTGTAGCTTCATTCTTCAACAAGTCATAAGGTGGGAGCGATGTAATCTGTGTGAAATGTGGAGAGTGAATTGTGGGGAATGTTGTGTtctttctcattagccaacaccactttatatagtggtttgatacaagggtttacaagtgctttacaaggaataaaatctacacattgattactcttgactacattgatgtcatacatgaagacttggtcaaggtgatgattCCAAGGTTAactgagtcttctgatctcggaccggtttgtagatgaaccgatgtagaccgaatgtaaacctccttgcacttcctcttgtacttgttggacttgtctagtacttggttaagtacttggttatggtccatccacacaatggatattataacactcccccttggatgccataaccatatgagttcataatatgcttaatgttgtctcattaaaaccttactagaaaaacccattgggataaaaccatagttaaggaaaaagagtacaacacatactactccccctgatttgaacatcacttgctAAATAGATATTCAGGGATTcttacttgaacaatcttgtattgttcggacatatcatgtctcttagaatcctgatggtactttagaaaatCTACCATTTTGATATCGACCACTTAagtactttagataaaatgtactattttatactctggtcgtttgattatggttcttgaccaaatcactttatatgcctttccataatattggCTCGGCCAGTACTTTAgatcctttatataatatggatcatcattatatcaagtatgagctacttagctctttaggacttatggacatgccttagctttatgagtataatattatttgccatagACAACTTTATACATATGTCATGTCggttagatcatgatccttatTTACATATGTCCATAGATGATCTATGATTGATCTAAGACATTTTGCAGtcttagtgtgccggcaattcgtacacatatatatatatggacgattggactgatctaggccggacatagtcatgacatagaattgatctaattgatcctcaaatttatgtctaatgacatccatgatctacagctttatcatggaccaaatcttataatatggtcgtCAGCTTTATTCTTCTCTCAAAGTATAGTCTAATGGATTTACTGGAGAGCTTGTTGGTCT is a genomic window containing:
- the LOC108806752 gene encoding stress enhanced protein 2, chloroplastic is translated as MVMATRAIRCQLTSLVTRCESSEQPIKQIQIQQRPRGGDLAENGKIVLQPRLCTLRSYGSEMIVAKKDGGGGGDEGSDEVELASPFFETLTDYIESSKKSQDFETISGRLAMIVFAATVAEEVVTGNSLFKKLDVEGLSEAVGAGLGAMGCAAVFAWLTISRKRVGRIFTVSCNSFIDSLVDQIVDGLFYDTKPSDWTDEI
- the LOC108810172 gene encoding probable glycosyltransferase At3g42180, which produces MPNGSSKSYCLLLGFPLGVLLLFLVFSSFPMNESPHQQFFSSLTLSSLIDHTNALQSSSSTSLSNSPPISIKKRSINLERREEELRKARVAIRRAVKFKNCTSNEGMTYIPTGQIYRNSFAFHQSHIEMMKRFKVWSYKEGDQPLVHGGPVNDIYGIEGQFIDELENVKGGLSARFRASQPEEAHAFFLPFSVANIVHYIYKPIVSPADFSRARLHRIFNDYVDVVARKYPLWNQSNGADHFMVSCHDWAPDVPGSKPEFFKDFIRGLCNANTSEGFKPNIDFSIPEINIPKGKLNPPFMGQNPENRTILAFFAGRAHGYIREILFSYWKGKDKDIQVYDNLSKEQNYHELIGHSKFCLCPSGYEVASPREVEAIYSGCVPVVISDNYSLPFNDVLDWSKFSVEIPVKQISEIKKILREIPHDKYLQMHQNVMKVRRHFMVNRPAQPFDVFHMILHSVWLRRLNIKLPS